One genomic window of Massilia sp. KIM includes the following:
- a CDS encoding GntR family transcriptional regulator has translation MMTTGTGFQVDLNDNSPLYMQLARKLAQDVRDGRYQADQALPSERTLSEQLDVSRVTARKAIDQLVEQGLVVRRRGSGNYIAPRIEQPLSNLSSFSEQLQQRGFRPGSHWLRREVVLADADEQLSLGLSPGARVARLERLRLADEMPMAYEVSVIPASVLPRPEGVTASLYAHLAKTGHMPVRALQHIRAMNASGELAARLDIPEGRAVLFITRVGYLESGEPVELTHSYCRSDHYDFVAELRRAV, from the coding sequence ATGATGACAACAGGCACCGGCTTCCAGGTCGACCTGAACGACAATTCGCCGCTCTATATGCAGCTGGCGCGCAAGCTGGCGCAGGACGTGCGCGATGGCCGCTACCAGGCCGACCAGGCCCTGCCCTCCGAACGCACCCTGTCCGAACAGCTCGACGTCTCGCGCGTCACCGCGCGCAAGGCCATCGACCAGCTGGTCGAGCAGGGCCTGGTGGTGCGCCGGCGCGGCTCGGGCAACTACATCGCGCCGCGCATCGAGCAGCCGCTGTCCAACCTGTCGAGCTTTTCGGAGCAGCTGCAGCAGCGGGGCTTTCGCCCCGGCTCGCACTGGCTGCGGCGCGAGGTGGTGCTGGCCGACGCCGACGAGCAGCTCTCGCTCGGCCTCTCGCCGGGCGCCCGGGTGGCGCGCCTGGAGCGCCTGCGCCTGGCGGACGAGATGCCGATGGCCTACGAGGTGAGCGTGATCCCGGCCAGCGTGCTGCCACGCCCCGAGGGCGTGACGGCCTCGCTCTACGCCCACCTGGCCAAGACTGGCCACATGCCGGTGCGCGCGCTGCAGCACATCCGCGCCATGAACGCCTCCGGCGAACTGGCGGCCCGCCTCGACATCCCGGAGGGCAGGGCGGTGCTGTTCATCACCCGGGTCGGCTACCTCGAATCGGGCGAACCGGTCGAGCTGACCCACTCCTACTGCCGCAGCGACCATTACGACTTCGTGGCCGAGTTGAGACGGGCGGTCTAG
- a CDS encoding glycoside hydrolase family 10 protein encodes MQPDLKKRAFALAGVAGALALGGLMTACTTQPSASSAGALPDGAVALGGEQPPPAPREFRAAWVSTVANIDWPSKQNLGAAQQQAEAVAILDRAKAMNLNAIVLQVRPSADAIYASKIEPWSEYLTGAQGKAPQPWYDPLKFWVEQAHARGLELHAWFNPYRARHDGARSPAAPNHITNSKPEAVKRYGKFMWMDPAEEAASQQTLDVILDVVRRYDIDGVHIDDYFYPYPIEATPEVAGNQAALDGKTGKTELDFPDGPAWERYLAGGGKLDRASWRRDNVNRLIENIYQGIHREKSWVRFGISPFGLGRPDRRPPGITGFSQYDKLYADAELWLQKGWLDYFTPQLYWPLSQAGQAYDVLLDYWISQNTMGRHMWPGLYTSRIGAPTRDYQPEEVLNQISVTRARPQATGHVHFSMIALMQNRKGIADQLRATRYTGPALVPATPWLGSGAPGLPQVAAERRGKALQLKLKAGQANALYAIWARHGEEWRFAVVPAARVDWSIPDDDRLGAANLVFVSAVDRLGIESERLRVWGKS; translated from the coding sequence TTGCAGCCTGACCTGAAAAAACGCGCCTTCGCGCTTGCCGGCGTGGCCGGCGCCCTGGCCCTCGGCGGCCTGATGACCGCCTGCACCACCCAGCCCAGCGCCTCCTCGGCCGGCGCGCTTCCGGACGGCGCGGTGGCCCTGGGCGGCGAGCAGCCGCCGCCGGCCCCGCGCGAATTCCGCGCCGCCTGGGTCTCGACGGTGGCCAACATCGACTGGCCCAGCAAGCAAAACCTGGGCGCCGCCCAGCAGCAGGCCGAAGCCGTGGCCATCCTCGACCGCGCCAAGGCCATGAACCTGAACGCCATCGTGCTCCAGGTGCGCCCCTCGGCCGACGCCATCTACGCCTCCAAGATCGAGCCGTGGTCCGAATACCTCACCGGCGCCCAGGGCAAGGCCCCCCAGCCCTGGTACGACCCGCTCAAGTTCTGGGTCGAGCAGGCCCACGCCCGCGGCCTCGAGCTGCACGCCTGGTTCAACCCCTATCGCGCGCGCCACGACGGCGCCCGTTCGCCGGCCGCGCCCAACCACATCACCAACAGCAAGCCGGAGGCGGTCAAGCGCTACGGCAAGTTCATGTGGATGGACCCGGCCGAGGAAGCGGCCTCGCAGCAGACCCTGGACGTGATCCTGGACGTGGTGCGCCGCTACGACATCGACGGCGTGCACATCGACGACTACTTCTATCCCTACCCGATCGAAGCCACGCCCGAAGTGGCGGGCAACCAGGCGGCGCTGGACGGCAAGACCGGCAAGACCGAACTCGATTTCCCGGACGGCCCGGCCTGGGAGCGTTACCTGGCCGGCGGCGGCAAGCTCGATCGCGCCTCATGGCGCCGCGACAACGTCAACCGCCTGATCGAAAACATCTACCAGGGCATCCACCGCGAGAAGAGCTGGGTGCGCTTCGGCATCAGCCCCTTCGGCCTGGGCCGCCCGGACCGCCGCCCGCCCGGCATCACCGGCTTCTCGCAGTACGACAAGCTGTACGCGGACGCAGAACTGTGGCTGCAGAAGGGCTGGCTCGACTACTTCACGCCCCAGCTCTACTGGCCGCTGTCCCAGGCCGGCCAGGCCTACGACGTGCTGCTCGACTACTGGATCTCGCAGAACACCATGGGCCGCCACATGTGGCCGGGCCTGTACACCAGCCGCATCGGCGCGCCCACCCGCGACTACCAGCCGGAAGAGGTGCTGAACCAGATCAGCGTGACCCGTGCGCGGCCCCAGGCCACCGGCCACGTCCACTTCAGCATGATCGCCCTGATGCAGAACCGCAAAGGCATCGCTGACCAGCTGCGCGCCACCCGCTACACGGGCCCGGCCCTGGTGCCGGCCACGCCCTGGCTCGGCAGCGGCGCGCCCGGCCTGCCGCAGGTGGCGGCCGAGCGCCGCGGCAAGGCGCTCCAGCTCAAGCTCAAGGCCGGCCAGGCCAACGCCCTGTACGCGATCTGGGCCCGCCACGGCGAGGAGTGGCGCTTCGCGGTGGTCCCGGCCGCGCGCGTGGACTGGAGCATCCCCGACGACGACCGCCTGGGCGCCGCCAACCTGGTGTTCGTGAGCGCGGTCGACCGCCTCGGCATCGAGAGCGAGCGCCTGCGGGTGTGGGGCAAGTCGTGA
- a CDS encoding serine hydrolase, giving the protein MNQVRRSMLGMVLLGAAQPLFAAPAQAGAPLAPGARRRLDAELAAVLEDPAMRLASLSVLAIRAGQPVYEAAFGRRFIGANGLPDRPATPDTLYRIASVSKMMTTLGLMRLVEDGKLDLDADVSGYLGFPLRNPHFPQQPISLRLLLTHTSSLRDDAGYSWPNATALKDVLVPGAPLYGEGRMWSGKAAPGEYFSYCNLAWGVIGTVMEKVSGERFNALMQRLLFQPLGIEAGYHPSELAPAALGRLATLYRKRTTDTEIWDAAGPWIPQVDDYSQRPPPSLAGYVPGVNATPYSPTGGLRISAQGLGVVMRMLIAGGVHEGKRLLRRETLERMFARHWTFDPARANGDTLNGFYGAWGLGNQHFPPTSGTRLVESGFDALGHLGEAYGLRSVFAFDRASGNGLVMLVGGSSADPDAQRGSYSALAPFEERILTALYRRAIEARTD; this is encoded by the coding sequence ATGAACCAGGTCAGGCGATCCATGCTGGGAATGGTGTTGCTGGGCGCGGCGCAGCCGCTGTTCGCGGCCCCGGCGCAGGCCGGCGCGCCGCTCGCGCCGGGCGCCAGGCGGCGCCTGGACGCCGAGCTGGCCGCGGTGCTGGAGGATCCGGCCATGCGCCTGGCCAGCCTATCGGTGCTGGCGATCCGCGCCGGCCAGCCGGTCTACGAGGCCGCCTTCGGACGCCGCTTCATCGGCGCGAACGGCCTGCCGGACCGCCCGGCCACGCCGGACACCCTGTACCGCATCGCCTCGGTCTCCAAGATGATGACCACGCTGGGCCTGATGCGCCTGGTCGAGGACGGCAAGCTCGATCTCGACGCCGACGTCTCCGGCTACCTCGGTTTCCCCCTGCGTAACCCGCATTTCCCGCAGCAGCCGATCAGCCTGCGCCTGCTGCTCACCCATACCTCCTCGCTGCGCGACGACGCCGGCTATTCCTGGCCCAACGCCACCGCCCTGAAGGACGTGCTGGTTCCGGGCGCGCCCCTGTACGGCGAGGGCCGCATGTGGTCGGGCAAGGCCGCGCCGGGCGAGTACTTCAGCTACTGCAACCTGGCCTGGGGCGTGATCGGCACCGTGATGGAAAAGGTCAGCGGCGAGCGCTTCAACGCCCTCATGCAGCGCCTGCTGTTCCAGCCGCTCGGCATCGAGGCCGGCTACCACCCGTCCGAACTGGCGCCCGCCGCCCTCGGCCGGCTCGCGACCCTGTACCGCAAGCGCACCACCGACACCGAAATCTGGGATGCCGCCGGGCCCTGGATCCCCCAGGTCGACGACTACAGCCAGCGGCCGCCACCCAGCCTGGCCGGCTATGTGCCGGGCGTGAACGCCACGCCCTACAGCCCCACCGGCGGCCTGCGCATCTCGGCCCAGGGCCTGGGCGTGGTGATGCGCATGCTGATCGCCGGCGGCGTCCACGAGGGCAAGCGCCTGCTGCGGCGCGAGACCCTGGAGCGCATGTTCGCGCGCCACTGGACCTTTGATCCCGCGCGCGCCAACGGCGACACCCTGAACGGCTTCTATGGCGCCTGGGGCCTGGGCAACCAGCACTTTCCGCCGACATCCGGCACCCGCCTGGTGGAGAGCGGCTTCGACGCCCTCGGCCACCTCGGCGAAGCCTATGGCCTGCGCTCGGTGTTCGCCTTCGACCGGGCCAGCGGCAACGGCCTGGTAATGCTGGTCGGCGGCAGCTCGGCCGATCCGGACGCCCAGCGCGGCAGCTACTCGGCGCTGGCGCCTTTCGAGGAGCGCATCCTCACGGCTTTGTACCGGCGCGCCATCGAAGCGCGCACCGATTGA
- a CDS encoding N-acetylmuramic acid 6-phosphate etherase: MLKTESPSQAHAALDQYATDDLVGVFVDDQIHAVNAVRAAAPAIARAVDAALPRMEAGGRLVYVGAGTSGRLGVLDSVELYPTFSWPHGRAVALLAGGSDAMFVAVEGAEDDLAQGAADLASVNVGPDDVVLLIAASGGTPYVLGALRAARVAGALTVGFANNTDAPVALEAEIGVTLDTGPEVISGSTRLKAGTSQKIALNTFSSALMVRLNKVYGNLMVDLKATNAKLVRRAIRLTSFATGADEDAARAVLEQCGFHVKTAIVALSKQTSVEQAQALLEAAHGSVRQALA; this comes from the coding sequence ATGCTGAAAACCGAATCCCCCTCCCAGGCCCACGCCGCCCTCGACCAGTACGCCACCGACGATCTGGTCGGCGTCTTCGTCGACGACCAGATCCATGCCGTGAACGCCGTGCGCGCCGCCGCACCCGCCATCGCGCGCGCGGTCGACGCCGCGCTGCCGCGCATGGAAGCGGGCGGCCGCCTGGTCTACGTGGGCGCCGGCACCTCGGGCCGCCTGGGCGTGCTGGACAGCGTCGAGCTGTATCCGACCTTCTCCTGGCCGCACGGCCGCGCGGTGGCGCTGCTGGCCGGCGGCAGCGACGCCATGTTCGTGGCGGTCGAAGGCGCCGAGGACGACCTCGCGCAGGGCGCGGCCGACCTGGCGAGCGTGAACGTGGGTCCGGACGACGTGGTGCTCCTGATCGCGGCCTCGGGCGGCACCCCCTACGTGCTGGGCGCCCTGCGCGCCGCGCGCGTCGCCGGCGCGCTGACGGTCGGCTTCGCCAACAACACCGACGCCCCGGTGGCGCTTGAGGCCGAGATCGGCGTGACGCTGGATACCGGCCCCGAAGTCATCTCCGGCAGCACCCGCCTGAAGGCGGGCACCTCGCAGAAGATCGCCCTGAACACCTTCTCCAGCGCCCTGATGGTGCGTTTGAACAAGGTCTACGGCAACCTGATGGTAGACTTGAAGGCTACCAACGCCAAGCTGGTGCGGCGTGCGATCCGCCTGACCTCCTTCGCCACCGGCGCCGACGAGGATGCCGCGCGCGCGGTGCTGGAGCAGTGCGGGTTCCACGTCAAGACCGCGATCGTGGCCTTGTCCAAACAAACCAGTGTCGAGCAGGCGCAAGCGCTGCTGGAAGCGGCGCACGGCAGCGTGCGCCAGGCGCTTGCCTGA
- a CDS encoding MFS transporter, with product MQTSQVNSAGRSPWLWVPSLYFAQAIPYVVAMSLSVIMYKDMGVSNSDIAFYTSLLYLPWVIKPLWSPVVDMFGTKRRWTVLLQLVVAASLLAVGLVLHLPAFFAVSLAVMWLMAFSSATHDISADGFYMLGLRQQQQAAFVGVRSTFYRLATLAGQGPLVVLAGYLAVSMGDVHQAWSIVFFVLAGLFAAAFAWHQFILPVPESDKPAPSSSNPLRDFFGTFGAFFGKRDIWLILGFILTFRLGEAQLLKLVAPFLKDPVSEGGLGLTTAQYGIAYGTVGIIALTLGGLAGGWLISRLGLKRCLWLMVFAVHLPDLVFVYLSQAQPTDLATVSVFLAIEQFGYGFGFTAMLMYMIMVSDGAHKTAHYAICTGLMALGMMVPGMWSGDLQEYLGYKNFFIWTCLATIPAFIMAALVKIDPEFGKK from the coding sequence ATGCAAACTTCGCAAGTGAATTCCGCCGGGCGCAGTCCCTGGCTGTGGGTACCCTCCCTGTACTTCGCCCAGGCCATCCCCTACGTGGTGGCGATGAGCCTGTCGGTCATCATGTACAAGGACATGGGGGTGTCGAACTCCGACATCGCCTTCTATACCAGCCTGCTCTACCTACCCTGGGTGATCAAGCCCCTGTGGTCGCCCGTGGTCGACATGTTCGGCACCAAGCGCCGCTGGACCGTGCTGCTGCAGCTGGTGGTGGCGGCTTCGCTGCTGGCCGTGGGGCTGGTGCTGCACCTGCCGGCCTTCTTCGCGGTCAGCCTGGCGGTGATGTGGCTGATGGCCTTCAGCTCCGCCACCCATGACATCTCGGCCGACGGCTTCTACATGCTCGGCCTGCGCCAGCAGCAGCAGGCCGCCTTCGTGGGCGTGCGCTCGACCTTCTACCGCCTGGCCACCCTGGCCGGCCAGGGCCCGCTGGTGGTGCTGGCGGGTTACCTGGCGGTGAGCATGGGCGACGTGCACCAGGCCTGGTCGATCGTGTTCTTCGTGCTGGCCGGCCTATTCGCCGCGGCCTTCGCCTGGCACCAGTTCATCCTGCCTGTGCCCGAGAGCGACAAGCCTGCGCCCTCGTCGAGCAATCCGCTGCGCGACTTCTTCGGCACCTTCGGCGCCTTCTTCGGCAAGCGCGACATCTGGCTGATCCTCGGTTTCATCCTCACCTTCCGCCTGGGCGAAGCCCAGCTCCTCAAGCTGGTCGCGCCCTTCCTGAAGGACCCGGTGAGCGAGGGCGGCCTGGGCCTCACCACCGCGCAATACGGCATCGCCTACGGCACGGTCGGCATCATCGCCCTGACCCTGGGCGGCCTGGCCGGCGGCTGGCTGATCTCGCGCCTGGGCCTGAAGCGCTGCCTGTGGCTGATGGTGTTCGCCGTGCACCTGCCGGACCTGGTATTCGTCTACCTGTCCCAGGCCCAGCCCACCGACCTGGCCACGGTCTCGGTGTTCCTGGCGATCGAGCAGTTCGGCTACGGCTTCGGCTTCACCGCCATGCTGATGTACATGATCATGGTCTCGGACGGCGCACACAAGACCGCCCACTACGCGATCTGCACCGGCCTGATGGCCCTAGGCATGATGGTGCCCGGCATGTGGAGCGGCGACCTGCAGGAGTACCTGGGCTACAAGAACTTCTTCATCTGGACCTGCCTGGCCACCATCCCGGCCTTCATCATGGCGGCCCTGGTGAAGATCGATCCCGAGTTCGGCAAGAAGTAA
- a CDS encoding N-acetylglucosamine kinase — MQTTNTTTHEGLGLGIDAGGTQTRWALAAPGGRIVAEGTVDGLSALQMASSEGRGAVRATFAGMAQAVLEHGRPVAVRAGLTGFGGEGEQLARWLAGFLGIESGAITLCNDIEIAYLASFSPGEGYVVYAGTGSIGAFIDEGGVLHRAGGRGVVLDDGGGGFWIARQALRHIWRNEDEHPGAWESSPMAQAVFQHIGGSDWSFSRQFIYHRERGEIGKLALAVAASAERDPAAAAILREAGSELARLALALIRRFGPRPVALTGRAAELHPVIVETMRAALPPGTPLSQTGQRAHYAAARLAAGPLPGID, encoded by the coding sequence ATGCAGACCACGAACACGACCACACACGAGGGCCTGGGCCTGGGCATCGACGCGGGCGGCACCCAGACCCGCTGGGCCCTGGCCGCGCCGGGCGGCCGCATCGTCGCCGAAGGCACGGTGGACGGCCTGTCGGCCCTGCAGATGGCCAGCAGCGAAGGCCGCGGCGCGGTGCGCGCCACCTTCGCCGGCATGGCCCAGGCCGTGCTCGAACACGGCCGCCCGGTGGCGGTGCGGGCCGGCCTGACCGGCTTCGGCGGCGAGGGCGAGCAGCTGGCGCGCTGGCTGGCGGGCTTCCTCGGCATCGAATCGGGCGCGATCACGCTGTGCAACGACATCGAGATCGCCTACCTGGCCAGCTTCAGTCCCGGCGAAGGCTATGTGGTCTACGCCGGCACCGGCTCGATCGGCGCCTTCATCGACGAAGGCGGCGTGCTGCACCGCGCCGGCGGGCGCGGCGTGGTGCTGGACGACGGCGGCGGCGGTTTCTGGATCGCGCGCCAGGCCCTGCGCCACATCTGGCGCAACGAGGACGAGCATCCCGGCGCGTGGGAATCCTCGCCCATGGCCCAGGCGGTGTTCCAGCACATCGGCGGCAGCGACTGGTCGTTCTCGCGCCAGTTCATCTACCACCGCGAACGCGGCGAGATCGGCAAGCTTGCGCTGGCCGTCGCCGCCAGCGCCGAGCGCGACCCGGCCGCCGCCGCCATCCTGCGCGAAGCGGGCAGCGAGCTGGCGCGCCTGGCTCTGGCCCTGATCCGCCGCTTCGGCCCGCGCCCGGTGGCGCTCACCGGCCGCGCCGCCGAGCTGCACCCGGTGATCGTCGAGACCATGCGCGCCGCCCTGCCGCCCGGCACCCCCCTGAGCCAGACCGGCCAGCGCGCCCACTACGCGGCCGCAAGGCTGGCGGCCGGCCCGCTGCCCGGGATCGACTAA
- a CDS encoding M15 family metallopeptidase, which produces MSLTVASEEIAGSPEFRHLTSIAGIGIDLRYATDNNFVGRDLYSPFDCAWLHVQAAEALEKVVAWLAARRPDLKPLVLDALRPQRVQQQLWDALAGTGLQMYLANPERGSIHSYGMALDITLLDAEGRELDMGTGFDDMTDLSHPALEEGFLRAGKLTEQQVANRRLLREAMLQAGFLGINTEWWHFDCGDRELVRSSFRRVL; this is translated from the coding sequence ATGAGTCTCACCGTGGCCAGCGAAGAGATCGCCGGCAGCCCTGAATTTCGCCACCTGACCAGTATCGCCGGCATCGGGATCGACCTGCGCTACGCCACGGACAACAACTTCGTCGGACGCGACCTGTATTCGCCCTTCGACTGCGCCTGGCTGCACGTCCAGGCCGCCGAAGCGCTCGAGAAGGTGGTCGCCTGGCTGGCCGCGCGCCGGCCGGACCTCAAGCCCCTGGTGCTGGACGCCCTGCGCCCGCAGCGGGTGCAGCAGCAGCTGTGGGACGCGCTGGCCGGCACCGGCCTGCAGATGTACCTGGCTAATCCGGAGCGCGGTTCGATCCACTCCTACGGCATGGCGCTCGACATCACCCTGCTCGACGCCGAAGGGCGCGAGCTGGACATGGGCACCGGCTTCGACGACATGACCGACCTGTCGCACCCGGCGCTGGAAGAGGGTTTCCTGCGCGCCGGCAAGCTCACCGAGCAACAGGTGGCCAACCGCCGCCTGCTGCGCGAAGCCATGCTGCAGGCAGGCTTCCTGGGCATCAATACCGAGTGGTGGCACTTCGACTGCGGCGACCGTGAACTGGTGCGCAGCAGCTTTCGGCGCGTGCTCTAG
- a CDS encoding LysR family transcriptional regulator: MRLRHIEVFHAIMQVGTISGAAQVLHISQPAVTKVLQHAELQLGMPLFERVRGKLYPKPEAHRLFAETEKLNRDLQGIRRLAASLKGRAVETVRLVSTPTIAISVLPEAMTLWRRDFPKARCELATHHTSEIVNVLRLGEADLALSLQDPRHPGIVAEPIAHGKLTVMAPAGTWSEEECRRPISADGLSGELIGLADGDPLGEMVVSACESQDVHPVFNTVVQTYQIARSLVEAGAGTAVLDPFTAASAAVGKVQRRTWEPEIPVNLYLLTASHSPLSHGARELANCIGATARACLEKGSP, translated from the coding sequence ATGCGCCTGCGTCATATCGAAGTATTCCACGCCATCATGCAGGTCGGCACCATCAGCGGTGCCGCCCAGGTTCTCCACATTTCCCAGCCGGCGGTGACCAAGGTGCTCCAGCACGCCGAGCTGCAGCTCGGGATGCCGCTGTTCGAGCGCGTGCGCGGCAAGCTGTATCCGAAACCGGAAGCCCACCGCCTGTTCGCCGAAACCGAGAAGCTGAACCGCGACCTGCAGGGCATCCGCCGCCTGGCCGCCAGCCTCAAGGGCCGCGCGGTGGAAACCGTGCGCCTGGTGTCGACCCCGACCATCGCGATCAGCGTCCTGCCGGAGGCCATGACCCTGTGGCGGCGCGACTTCCCGAAGGCGCGCTGCGAGCTCGCCACCCACCACACCAGCGAGATCGTGAACGTGCTGCGCCTGGGCGAAGCCGACCTGGCGCTGTCGCTGCAGGACCCGCGCCACCCCGGCATCGTGGCCGAGCCGATCGCCCACGGCAAGCTGACCGTGATGGCGCCGGCCGGCACCTGGAGCGAGGAAGAATGCAGGCGGCCGATCTCGGCCGACGGCCTGAGCGGAGAGCTGATCGGCCTGGCCGACGGCGACCCGCTGGGCGAGATGGTGGTCTCGGCCTGCGAGTCCCAGGACGTGCATCCGGTCTTCAATACCGTGGTGCAGACCTACCAGATCGCGCGCTCGCTGGTGGAAGCGGGCGCCGGCACCGCGGTGCTCGACCCATTCACGGCCGCTTCGGCGGCCGTCGGCAAGGTCCAGCGCCGCACCTGGGAGCCGGAGATTCCGGTCAACCTGTATCTGCTGACCGCCAGCCATTCCCCGCTCTCGCACGGGGCGCGCGAGCTGGCCAATTGTATCGGCGCGACCGCGCGCGCCTGTCTGGAAAAAGGAAGTCCATGA
- a CDS encoding acyltransferase family protein, giving the protein MNDAPLRLTSLDAFRGFTIAAMVLVNNPGDWANLYPQLAHAAWHGWTFTDTIFPFFLFIGGVAMALSLGRLAAAGADKPRLLRKLAVRAAIIFLIGFALNLIPRFDFDTVRIPGVLQRIALCTLLAAPLVVYLGWRGQAAAIAILLTLYSLLMLCVPVPGVGAGVLEPGKDLGAYIDRMLLDGHLWVQAKTWDPEGLLSTLPALCSQLFGVLAGRLLLSALPRGEQVVWLMLGGLACLALGSTLDAVLMPINKSLWTPSYCFLMTGWALLAFGASYWLLDANPHPALRARAAAWSKPFLIYGMNALFIFAFSGFVAKMLGFIKLAQPDGSQVSLGRSLYAPIAALPIGAVNTSLLYAIAFNACMFGIAWFMWRRRWFVKV; this is encoded by the coding sequence ATGAACGACGCCCCGCTGCGCCTGACTTCCCTCGACGCCTTCCGCGGCTTCACCATCGCCGCGATGGTGCTCGTGAATAATCCGGGCGACTGGGCCAACCTGTATCCGCAGCTGGCCCACGCCGCCTGGCACGGCTGGACCTTCACCGACACCATCTTCCCCTTCTTCCTGTTCATCGGCGGGGTCGCGATGGCCCTGTCGCTGGGCCGCCTGGCCGCCGCCGGCGCCGACAAGCCGCGCCTGCTGCGCAAGCTGGCCGTGCGCGCCGCGATCATCTTCCTGATCGGCTTCGCCCTCAATCTGATCCCGCGCTTCGACTTCGACACCGTGCGCATCCCCGGCGTGCTGCAGCGGATCGCCCTGTGCACCCTGCTGGCCGCGCCGCTGGTGGTCTACCTCGGCTGGCGCGGGCAAGCGGCGGCGATCGCCATCCTGCTCACGCTCTACAGCCTGCTGATGTTGTGCGTGCCGGTGCCCGGCGTCGGCGCCGGCGTGCTGGAGCCGGGCAAGGACCTCGGCGCTTATATCGACCGCATGCTGCTCGACGGCCACCTCTGGGTGCAGGCCAAGACCTGGGACCCGGAAGGCTTGCTCAGCACCCTGCCGGCCCTGTGCAGCCAGCTGTTCGGCGTGCTGGCCGGGCGCCTGCTCCTGTCGGCGCTGCCGCGCGGCGAACAGGTGGTGTGGCTGATGCTGGGCGGCTTGGCGTGCCTGGCGCTGGGCTCGACCCTGGACGCCGTCCTCATGCCGATCAATAAAAGCCTGTGGACGCCGTCATACTGCTTCCTGATGACCGGCTGGGCGCTGCTCGCCTTCGGCGCCAGCTACTGGCTGCTGGACGCCAACCCCCACCCCGCGCTGCGCGCGCGCGCCGCCGCCTGGAGCAAGCCCTTCCTGATCTACGGGATGAATGCGCTGTTCATCTTCGCGTTCTCCGGCTTCGTCGCCAAGATGCTGGGCTTTATCAAGCTGGCCCAGCCCGACGGCAGCCAGGTGTCGCTGGGCCGCAGCCTGTACGCGCCGATCGCGGCGCTGCCCATCGGCGCGGTCAACACCTCATTGTTGTACGCCATCGCCTTCAACGCCTGCATGTTCGGGATCGCCTGGTTCATGTGGCGGCGGCGCTGGTTCGTCAAAGTCTAA
- a CDS encoding diguanylate cyclase codes for MKIHPLTGEFAGPAVESAFLEHKLASTRALLGFTLLFCTFFFLSFFATDIAALGVEAAVAATFPARLLVAVTAGACAWLAYRRPLSVRATRIAATLAESVALASFMHIAVQRPHEFHWHAMSLAIMLVVIYLYIPNRLIYAILLATAATAAFLGLVLALAPMPFRDMLTMGMLLVLVNTFGALAARRFNQVSREEFQLQSHLKTIAERDHLTGCYNRRYLHEHLLEAELTRARRLGHPLTVVLCDIDNFKLINDNFGHEKGDDVIRAFASLLERLTRDNVDSVVRYGGEEFLLILPGTSLEGGERLAERLREAFAATPPVLEPNPFGLRTTASFGVASFDYANQAVRYSVPDLISAADKLMYEAKRKGRNRVESIELR; via the coding sequence ATGAAGATCCATCCCCTCACCGGTGAATTCGCCGGGCCTGCCGTCGAATCGGCTTTTCTCGAACACAAGCTGGCCTCGACCCGGGCGCTGCTGGGTTTTACCCTGCTGTTCTGCACTTTTTTCTTCCTGTCTTTTTTTGCCACCGACATCGCGGCGCTCGGCGTCGAGGCGGCCGTGGCCGCGACCTTCCCTGCGCGCCTGCTGGTTGCCGTCACCGCCGGGGCCTGCGCCTGGCTGGCCTACCGGCGCCCCCTGTCGGTGCGCGCCACCCGCATCGCGGCGACCCTGGCAGAGTCCGTGGCCCTGGCCAGCTTCATGCACATCGCCGTGCAGCGCCCGCACGAGTTCCACTGGCACGCGATGTCGCTGGCAATCATGCTGGTGGTGATCTACCTGTACATCCCGAACCGCCTCATCTACGCGATCCTGCTGGCCACCGCCGCCACCGCCGCCTTCCTCGGACTGGTGCTGGCGCTGGCCCCGATGCCCTTCCGCGACATGCTCACCATGGGCATGCTGCTGGTGCTGGTGAACACCTTCGGCGCGCTGGCGGCGCGCCGCTTCAACCAGGTCTCGCGCGAGGAATTCCAGTTGCAGTCCCACCTCAAGACCATCGCCGAGCGCGATCACCTGACCGGCTGCTACAACCGGCGCTACCTGCACGAGCACCTGCTCGAGGCCGAGCTGACGCGCGCCCGGCGCCTGGGCCACCCGCTCACGGTGGTGCTCTGCGATATCGACAACTTCAAGCTCATCAACGACAACTTCGGCCACGAGAAAGGAGACGATGTGATCCGCGCCTTCGCGTCCCTGCTGGAGCGCCTGACGCGCGACAATGTGGATTCGGTGGTGCGCTACGGCGGCGAGGAATTCCTGCTGATCCTGCCCGGCACCAGCCTGGAAGGCGGGGAGCGCCTGGCCGAGCGCCTGCGCGAGGCCTTCGCGGCCACCCCGCCGGTGCTGGAGCCGAATCCCTTCGGCCTGCGCACCACGGCCAGCTTCGGCGTGGCCAGCTTCGATTACGCCAACCAGGCGGTGCGCTACAGCGTGCCGGACCTGATCTCGGCGGCGGACAAGCTGATGTACGAGGCCAAGCGCAAGGGACGCAACCGGGTGGAGTCGATTGAACTCAGGTAG